Proteins from a single region of Corynebacterium casei LMG S-19264:
- a CDS encoding mycoredoxin has translation MAVATPETTEHVTVFFADWCPYCARLRSDLNSSETPYAAIDVDNGAAGNDELNEWIKSVNNGNRVVPTVLYSDGTHATNPPAADVRAKLEELNA, from the coding sequence ATGGCTGTAGCAACCCCTGAAACCACCGAACACGTCACTGTCTTCTTTGCTGATTGGTGCCCTTACTGTGCTCGTTTGCGCTCGGACCTCAACAGCTCTGAGACCCCTTATGCTGCTATTGACGTAGACAACGGTGCCGCGGGCAATGATGAGCTCAACGAGTGGATTAAGTCCGTCAACAACGGCAACCGCGTTGTGCCAACCGTGCTTTACTCCGATGGCACCCACGCAACCAACCCGCCGGCTGCCGATGTCCGCGCGAAGCTCGAAGAGCTCAACGCCTAA
- a CDS encoding thymidylate synthase — protein sequence MTNATAIATPYEDLLKNVLENGAAKSDRTGTGTRSLFGHQLRYDLSESFPLLTTKKVYFHGVIGELLWFLRGESNVSWLQENKVRIWNEWADDNGELGPVYGVQWRSWPTPDGQHIDQIQGVMDQLKNNPDSRRILVSAWNVSELDKMALMPCHLLFQLYVANGKLSMQVYQRSADMFLGVPFNIASYAALTHMFAQQADLEVGELIWTGGDVHIYDNHVEQVKEQLAREARPYPQLKLNKAKSIFDYTFEDFEVEGYDPHPSIKAPVAV from the coding sequence ATGACAAACGCTACTGCAATAGCTACTCCCTACGAAGACCTGCTGAAGAATGTTTTAGAAAACGGCGCCGCTAAATCTGACCGCACCGGAACAGGCACCCGCTCCCTGTTCGGCCACCAGCTGCGCTATGACTTGAGTGAGTCTTTCCCACTGCTTACCACCAAGAAGGTCTACTTCCACGGTGTTATCGGTGAGCTGCTGTGGTTCTTGCGCGGTGAATCTAACGTGTCCTGGTTGCAGGAAAACAAGGTTCGTATCTGGAACGAGTGGGCCGATGACAACGGTGAACTCGGCCCGGTCTACGGCGTGCAGTGGCGTTCTTGGCCAACTCCCGATGGCCAGCACATTGACCAGATTCAAGGCGTGATGGATCAGTTGAAGAACAATCCTGATTCCCGCCGTATCTTGGTTTCTGCGTGGAACGTGTCGGAGTTGGACAAGATGGCGCTGATGCCGTGCCACTTGCTGTTCCAGCTTTATGTTGCCAACGGAAAGCTGTCGATGCAGGTCTACCAGCGCTCCGCTGACATGTTCTTGGGAGTTCCATTCAACATCGCTTCTTATGCCGCGCTGACCCATATGTTCGCGCAGCAGGCCGATTTGGAAGTTGGTGAGCTCATCTGGACCGGCGGCGACGTGCACATCTATGACAACCACGTTGAGCAGGTCAAAGAGCAGCTAGCACGCGAGGCCCGCCCTTATCCGCAGCTGAAGTTGAACAAGGCGAAGAGCATCTTTGACTACACCTTTGAAGACTTTGAGGTTGAGGGTTATGACCCGCATCCTTCGATTAAGGCGCCGGTTGCGGTCTAG
- a CDS encoding DsbA family oxidoreductase — protein MSQAETTNSPITVDVWSDVMCPFCWMGDKHLELALGDFAHRDDVEITYHSYQLMPDYPEGQPLPSAEAVAKQKGIPVEQFEQMNAGVAARGAEVGLDYNFDTALMVNSRRAHRLSHFAEKNGVQHEVIQNLFKAYFTDGKNVEDREVLADLAVDAGLNRDEALANMDNEELDHAVQADINRAQQIGVQGVPFFVFNNKYAVSGAQPQEVFKQALEAVWNENEQAGNSAQ, from the coding sequence ATGAGCCAGGCAGAAACAACTAATAGCCCAATTACCGTCGACGTGTGGTCGGATGTGATGTGCCCATTTTGCTGGATGGGTGACAAGCATTTGGAGCTAGCGCTTGGGGACTTTGCGCATCGTGATGACGTGGAGATTACCTACCACAGCTACCAGCTGATGCCGGATTATCCAGAAGGTCAGCCATTGCCATCTGCTGAGGCAGTGGCGAAGCAAAAGGGCATTCCGGTTGAACAGTTCGAGCAGATGAACGCCGGCGTTGCGGCACGTGGCGCCGAGGTTGGATTGGATTACAACTTCGATACCGCTCTGATGGTCAACTCCCGCCGCGCACACCGCCTTTCGCACTTTGCTGAAAAGAACGGCGTGCAGCACGAGGTCATTCAGAACCTGTTCAAGGCATATTTCACCGACGGCAAGAACGTCGAAGACCGCGAGGTTCTCGCCGACTTGGCTGTCGATGCCGGCCTCAACCGCGACGAAGCCCTAGCCAACATGGACAACGAGGAACTCGATCATGCAGTCCAGGCTGACATCAACCGTGCTCAGCAGATTGGCGTCCAGGGCGTTCCATTCTTCGTGTTTAACAACAAGTACGCTGTCTCCGGCGCACAGCCACAAGAAGTCTTCAAGCAAGCGCTTGAGGCCGTGTGGAACGAGAACGAGCAAGCGGGCAACTCTGCTCAGTAA
- a CDS encoding solute symporter family protein — translation MNPIILAQEAEYSTGNPILNISVFLVFLIVTMALVLRAGKSTKEASDFYTGGGTFSGRQNGLAISGDYLSAASFLGIVGAVALNGYDGFLYSVGFFVAWLVALMLVAEPLRNVGRFTMADVLSFRLRQKPVRVAAALATMFVSLFYLIAQMAGAGSLVSVLLNIHEFVWQAVVVGVVGVVMIVYVLIGGMKGTTYVQMIKAVLLVSGVVVMGILVFVAIKGGFVALFDQAIAAHADSQAAADRGYEAARIMEPGLKYGATTTSKIDFVSLGLSLVLGTAGLPHVLMRFYTVPTATEARRSVTWAICIIGLFYLITLVLGFGAAALVRPDRILAAPGGANAAAPLLALEVGGTVFMAIISAVAFATVLAVVAGLAITASASIAHDIYDAVLRDGTASEEEQVRVSHITVVVLGIASIILGILAMTQNVAFLVSLAFAIAASANLPTILYSLYWRRFNTTGAVASIYGGLISCLLLIFLSPAVSGAPSAMFPNADWSIFPLTSPGLVSIPMGFLCGYIGTLIGKPDNLEALAAEMEVRSLTGVGVEAAVDH, via the coding sequence ATGAACCCAATTATTCTTGCCCAAGAGGCTGAGTACTCAACCGGTAACCCGATTCTAAACATCTCGGTCTTCCTGGTCTTCCTGATCGTGACCATGGCATTGGTTCTGCGTGCTGGCAAGTCCACCAAGGAAGCATCTGACTTCTACACCGGTGGCGGTACCTTCTCTGGTCGCCAGAACGGTCTTGCAATTTCTGGTGACTACCTCTCCGCAGCATCCTTCTTGGGCATTGTTGGCGCGGTTGCCCTAAACGGCTACGACGGATTCCTTTACTCCGTTGGCTTCTTCGTTGCTTGGCTTGTTGCTCTGATGCTCGTTGCAGAGCCACTGCGTAACGTTGGCCGCTTCACCATGGCGGACGTTTTGTCTTTCCGTCTCCGCCAAAAGCCAGTCCGTGTGGCTGCTGCTCTGGCAACCATGTTCGTTTCCCTGTTCTACCTGATTGCTCAGATGGCAGGTGCAGGCTCCCTGGTTTCCGTTCTTCTGAATATCCACGAGTTCGTATGGCAGGCAGTTGTCGTCGGCGTCGTCGGCGTTGTCATGATTGTCTACGTCCTGATCGGCGGCATGAAGGGTACCACCTACGTGCAGATGATTAAGGCTGTTCTGCTGGTTTCCGGTGTTGTCGTCATGGGTATCTTGGTATTCGTCGCAATCAAGGGTGGCTTTGTCGCCCTGTTCGACCAGGCTATTGCTGCCCACGCTGATTCACAGGCTGCGGCTGACCGCGGCTACGAGGCAGCCCGCATCATGGAGCCAGGTCTTAAGTACGGTGCAACCACCACTTCCAAGATTGACTTCGTCTCCCTGGGTCTGTCCCTGGTTCTTGGTACCGCTGGTCTGCCACACGTTCTGATGCGTTTCTACACCGTTCCTACCGCTACTGAAGCACGTCGCTCCGTTACCTGGGCAATCTGCATCATTGGCCTGTTCTACCTGATCACCCTGGTTCTGGGCTTCGGCGCAGCAGCACTGGTACGTCCGGACCGCATCCTGGCAGCACCTGGTGGCGCAAACGCTGCAGCACCGCTGCTTGCACTGGAAGTTGGCGGCACCGTCTTCATGGCGATTATTTCCGCTGTTGCATTCGCAACCGTTCTGGCTGTTGTGGCTGGTCTGGCAATTACCGCTTCCGCTTCCATTGCACACGACATCTACGACGCTGTTCTGCGTGACGGTACCGCTTCTGAAGAAGAGCAGGTTCGAGTTTCTCACATCACCGTTGTTGTCCTGGGTATCGCATCGATTATCCTTGGCATCCTCGCGATGACTCAGAACGTGGCGTTCCTGGTGTCCCTGGCATTCGCAATTGCAGCTTCTGCAAACCTGCCAACCATCCTGTACTCCCTGTACTGGCGTCGATTCAACACCACTGGTGCTGTCGCTTCCATCTACGGTGGTCTGATTTCCTGTCTGTTACTCATCTTCCTGTCCCCAGCAGTCTCCGGTGCACCTTCCGCGATGTTCCCGAACGCTGACTGGTCCATCTTCCCTCTGACCTCTCCAGGTCTGGTTTCCATCCCAATGGGCTTCCTGTGCGGTTACATCGGCACCTTGATTGGTAAGCCAGATAACCTCGAAGCACTTGCTGCTGAGATGGAAGTTCGTTCCCTGACTGGTGTTGGTGTTGAGGCTGCAGTCGACCACTAA
- a CDS encoding DUF1906 domain-containing protein, with translation MSGHEASKGAAHYSRRNIMKAGAFAAAAGTLAVGMGTFTASRASALGPILGTVVDYSAGVPSASAMKAAGHLGAVRYVSQKRPDAQWMAGKPVTLKETQAMSAQGLATASVYQFGRAETADWKQGAAGAAVHAPQAIAIHRAAGGPTGRPIYVAIDDNPSRQQYDTLIKPYLLALQTALRAAGYSTGVYGNYNVIDWAIKDGIGSFYWMHDWGSGGRIHPRTTIHQLPQSKQRTIDGVVVDINNVYAQDWGQWKPGQSGGTVPGGNSGNAGNSAGADLLNELSSAVPGMEIGGSSVTSEQISQATQIAQQLGGIIGR, from the coding sequence GTGTCAGGACATGAAGCATCGAAAGGCGCTGCGCACTATTCGCGCCGCAACATTATGAAAGCCGGTGCCTTTGCCGCTGCTGCCGGCACTCTTGCCGTGGGCATGGGCACCTTTACCGCCTCCCGCGCCTCAGCACTGGGACCGATTCTGGGAACCGTTGTTGATTACTCTGCCGGCGTTCCCAGCGCTTCTGCCATGAAGGCTGCTGGACACCTCGGCGCAGTGCGCTACGTCTCCCAAAAGCGACCTGATGCCCAGTGGATGGCCGGCAAGCCAGTCACGCTCAAAGAGACCCAGGCGATGTCCGCCCAGGGGCTAGCCACCGCTTCTGTCTACCAATTCGGCCGCGCCGAAACCGCGGACTGGAAGCAAGGTGCTGCCGGCGCTGCAGTGCACGCACCCCAAGCCATTGCCATCCACCGCGCGGCTGGTGGCCCAACCGGGCGCCCCATCTACGTCGCCATCGATGATAACCCCTCCCGCCAGCAATACGACACCCTCATCAAGCCTTATCTCTTGGCACTCCAGACCGCCCTGCGTGCTGCGGGCTACAGCACCGGCGTATATGGCAACTACAACGTCATTGACTGGGCCATCAAAGACGGCATCGGTTCCTTCTATTGGATGCACGACTGGGGTTCCGGCGGACGCATCCACCCTCGCACGACCATCCACCAGCTGCCGCAAAGCAAGCAGCGCACCATCGACGGTGTCGTCGTTGACATCAACAATGTCTATGCCCAGGACTGGGGCCAGTGGAAGCCTGGCCAGTCCGGCGGCACAGTTCCGGGCGGCAACTCCGGCAACGCGGGAAACAGCGCCGGCGCTGACCTCTTGAACGAACTTAGCTCCGCCGTGCCAGGCATGGAAATTGGCGGTTCCTCTGTAACCTCCGAGCAGATCAGCCAAGCAACACAGATTGCTCAGCAGCTTGGTGGAATCATCGGCCGTTAA
- a CDS encoding dihydrofolate reductase, whose amino-acid sequence MSFLGAIWAQSLDGIIGDGEQMPWHVPEDLAHFKEVTLGSPVIMGRRTWESLPEKFRPLPGRENFVLSTRQAGEWSQGATVLSRLPELSEGWIMGGGQLYASTLDQMDILEVTLMGVNVAEVYGEDAVYAPHIPEAFSQTADSGWLTSAKGHLTIPNQPASELPIKYRFISYERKDAA is encoded by the coding sequence ATGAGCTTTCTTGGTGCGATTTGGGCACAGTCCTTAGATGGAATCATCGGCGACGGCGAGCAAATGCCGTGGCACGTGCCAGAAGATCTGGCTCATTTTAAAGAAGTAACCCTGGGCAGCCCAGTGATTATGGGTCGGCGCACGTGGGAGTCTCTTCCAGAGAAGTTCCGTCCTTTGCCAGGGCGTGAGAATTTCGTGCTGTCCACCCGCCAAGCTGGTGAGTGGTCACAAGGTGCGACGGTGTTAAGCCGCCTGCCGGAGCTGTCTGAAGGCTGGATCATGGGCGGTGGGCAGCTCTATGCCTCCACTTTGGATCAGATGGACATTCTGGAAGTCACCCTCATGGGCGTCAATGTGGCAGAAGTCTATGGCGAGGATGCCGTGTACGCCCCACATATCCCTGAGGCATTTAGCCAAACCGCTGATTCCGGCTGGTTGACCTCTGCGAAGGGGCATCTGACTATACCGAATCAACCGGCCAGTGAGCTGCCCATCAAATATCGATTTATTAGCTATGAACGAAAGGACGCTGCCTAG